The following proteins are co-located in the Deltaproteobacteria bacterium genome:
- the cas1c gene encoding type I-C CRISPR-associated endonuclease Cas1c, whose amino-acid sequence MKKHLNTLFVTTQEAYLAKEGETVVVKAEREVKLRVPIHTIGGIVCFGQVSCSPFLMGFCAERNVAITFLTENGRFLAKVLGPVSGNVLLRREQYRRADNKRESADLARAMVTGKLANCRTVVNRALRDHPEKVDSETLEFTAKRLSSSMRKMNGVDDLDIVRGIEGDSANIYFNAFDHFITAQKDDFFFRRRNRRPPKDNVNCLLSFLYVLLMHDIRSALETVGLDPAVGFLHRDRPGRAGLALDMMEEFRPFIADRLALSLVNLKKVNGKGFKKDETGGVTMDDDTRKTVLVAYQNRKQDIINHPFLEEKVSIGLLFHIQAML is encoded by the coding sequence ATGAAAAAACATCTCAATACCCTTTTTGTTACTACCCAGGAAGCCTATCTCGCCAAAGAAGGGGAGACTGTTGTCGTTAAGGCTGAAAGGGAAGTGAAATTAAGGGTTCCAATTCATACGATAGGGGGAATTGTCTGCTTCGGACAGGTGAGTTGCAGTCCTTTTTTGATGGGCTTTTGTGCAGAGAGAAATGTTGCCATTACTTTCCTGACGGAAAACGGCCGTTTTCTGGCGAAGGTTTTGGGGCCTGTTTCCGGTAATGTTCTGTTGAGACGTGAACAATACCGGCGGGCAGATAATAAGCGGGAGTCGGCTGATCTGGCCAGGGCAATGGTAACAGGCAAGCTTGCCAATTGCCGCACCGTTGTCAACCGCGCTTTAAGGGATCATCCTGAAAAAGTCGATTCGGAAACACTTGAATTCACGGCAAAACGGCTTTCCTCTTCAATGAGAAAGATGAATGGTGTCGATGATCTTGATATTGTCCGGGGTATCGAGGGAGATAGCGCAAATATCTACTTTAATGCATTCGATCACTTTATAACGGCACAGAAAGATGATTTTTTCTTTAGAAGGAGAAATAGGAGACCCCCAAAGGATAATGTTAACTGTCTCCTTTCTTTTCTTTATGTTCTTCTCATGCACGATATTCGATCAGCGCTGGAAACGGTCGGCCTCGATCCGGCAGTCGGTTTTCTTCACAGGGACCGTCCCGGCAGAGCAGGGCTTGCCCTTGATATGATGGAGGAGTTCAGGCCCTTTATTGCCGACCGGCTTGCTCTTTCCCTGGTTAATCTTAAAAAAGTGAATGGCAAGGGGTTTAAGAAGGATGAAACGGGTGGTGTAACCATGGATGATGATACAAGGAAAACCGTTCTTGTTGCCTATCAAAACAGAAAACAGGATATTATTAATCACCCTTTCCTGGAAGAGAAAGTCTCCATTGGTCTTCTTTTTCATATTCAGGCCATGCTTAT
- the cas4 gene encoding CRISPR-associated protein Cas4, with amino-acid sequence MNFTEDDLLPLSALQHLLFCERQCALIHNERLWEENLFTAEGNVMHENVDKAHKESRGKVRVDYALPLRSLKLGLSGKADAVEFHREEDARQGGKRLLLWRPFPVEYKRGKPKSGNFDKVQLCAQAMCLEEMTGLPVEKGALFYGRTGRRLDVLFDEELRNKTKEAAARLHELIDSGVTPKEEYSKKCDSCSLVEQCMPKVTGRRKSVKRYLNRLVIKEG; translated from the coding sequence ATGAATTTTACCGAAGACGATCTCCTTCCCTTGTCCGCCCTCCAGCACCTTCTTTTCTGCGAGCGGCAATGTGCCTTGATACATAATGAGCGTTTGTGGGAGGAGAACCTCTTCACGGCGGAAGGGAATGTAATGCATGAAAATGTCGATAAAGCGCATAAAGAATCACGGGGAAAGGTGCGTGTTGACTATGCCTTGCCTTTAAGATCGCTAAAACTCGGCCTTTCAGGTAAAGCGGACGCTGTTGAATTTCATAGGGAAGAAGATGCCCGGCAGGGTGGAAAAAGGCTGCTTTTGTGGCGGCCTTTTCCTGTGGAGTATAAAAGAGGCAAACCGAAGTCCGGTAATTTTGACAAGGTTCAGCTTTGCGCCCAGGCCATGTGCCTGGAGGAAATGACAGGCTTGCCCGTTGAAAAAGGCGCGCTTTTTTACGGCAGAACAGGTCGCCGTCTGGATGTATTATTTGATGAAGAACTTAGGAATAAGACGAAAGAAGCGGCTGCAAGACTCCATGAATTGATTGATTCCGGGGTGACGCCGAAAGAAGAATATTCAAAAAAGTGTGATAGCTGCTCTCTCGTTGAACAGTGTATGCCGAAAGTGACGGGAAGAAGGAAATCGGTAAAGCGATACCTGAATCGTCTCGTTATAAAGGAGGGGTAA